From Triticum urartu cultivar G1812 chromosome 2, Tu2.1, whole genome shotgun sequence, a single genomic window includes:
- the LOC125540715 gene encoding transcription factor WRKY45-2-like: MAALVSPAARVSELMAQGRKSAAALEALLQVQDDHAGIRELAAEILCCCDRALAALQGKPGRKKRKLGLHGAATQTTRPKRRTRTSSGETAATPTRVERKQNWDDGFVWTKYGQKGIRGSDHPRHYFRCAYTLDAGGCPARRQVQRSEEHDPPLYVLTYFADHTCCHRTEAISALDDVKILDFGSGGSRSPRPDDGDARSGKTSRSEELPVEVAKVESTPLSDLRRVGKVAELSSSADIHGSSSSSSAAWDPSASVSSDWDFFGDCSFDYVSEFFDVDDITLYR, translated from the exons ATGGCGGCACTAGTCTCTCCGGCGGCCCGGGTGTCCGAACTGATGGCGCAGGGACGCAagtccgccgccgccctcgagGCCCTCCTCCAGGTCCAGGACGACCACGCCGGGATACGGGAGCTCGCCGCCGAGATCCTTTGCTGCTGCGACCGCGCCCTCGCCGCCCTCCAGGGCAAACCAGGCCGGAAGAAGCGCAAGTTGGGGCTCCACGGCGCAGCCACTCAGACAACCAGGCCCAAACGAAG GACGCGTACGAGCAGCGGAGAGACGGCGGCGACGCCGACGAGGGTGGAGAGGAAGCAAAACTGGGACGACGGCTTCGTGTGGACCAAGTACGGGCAGAAGGGCATCCGGGGCAGCGACCACCCCAGGCACTACTTCAGGTGCGCCTACACACTCGACGCCGGCGGCTGCCCGGCCAGGAGGCAGGTCCAGCGGTCGGAGGAGCACGACCCTCCCCTCTACGTCCTCACCTACTTCGCCGACCACACCTGCTGCCACCGTACCGAGGCGATCTCCGCCTTGGACGACGTCAAGATCCTCGACTTTGGGTCCGGGGGCAGCCGCTCGCCACGGCCTGACGACGGTGACGCTCGGAGTGGAAAAACCTCACGCTCGGAGGAGCTCCCAGTCGAGGTGGCCAAAGTTGAGTCAACGCCGTTGTCAGACTTGCGGCGGGTGGGGAAAGTGGCCGAGCTGAGCTCCTCCGCCGACATCCATggttcctcctcctcgtcatcggcGGCATGGGACCCTTCGGCCTCTGTCTCCTCTGACTGGGATTTCTTCGGCGACTGCTCCTTTGATTACGTTAGCGAGTTCTTCGATGTCGACGACATTACACTGTACCGATAG